The following coding sequences are from one Peromyscus eremicus chromosome X, PerEre_H2_v1, whole genome shotgun sequence window:
- the Usp27x gene encoding ubiquitin carboxyl-terminal hydrolase 27: protein MRGEETAKGVRAAIGAESWKRLKETARKRGLAAEAASARGLRLEHSRGRRLLPLPPPSVKVPFGSRYHSHRAPSGRTGDTPGLRGPRHHAQWPPEPREQGEEPQPVEAEERKVEAEKVEGKVEAAGKVDATEKVETAGKVDATGKVETAEDPGRGAELKLEPEPELKPEPEPEPEPEPEPVPEPEPEPEPEPEPEPEPKPEPEPKAELEREPEPEPEPEPEPELKPKPEPEPEPLQEAEQEPKREPEQEPKDENPARSGGGGSVSGEEVPSPTLPSDPPRAPDPSPRRSRAPRRRPRPRPQTRLRTPPQPRPRPPPRPRPRRGPGGGCLDVDFAVGPPGCSHVNSFKVGENWRQELRVIYQCFVWCGTPETRKSKAKSCICHVCGTHLNRLHSCLSCIFFGCFTEKHIHEHAQTKQHNLAVDLYYGGIYCFMCKDYVYDKDIEQIAKEEQGEALKLQASTSTEVSQQQCSVLGPGEKYLTWETTKPELELLGHNPRRRRIASSFTIGLRGLINLGNTCFMNCIVQALTHTPILRDFFLSDRHRCEMPSPELCLVCEMSSLFRELYSGNPSPHVPYKLLHLVWIHARHLAGYRQQDAHEFLIAALDVLHRHCKGDDVGKVASNPNHCNCIIDQIFTGGLQSDVTCQACHGVSTTIDPCWDISLDLPGSCTSFWPMSPGRESSVNGESHIPGITTLTDCLRRFTRPEHLGSSAKIKCSGCQSYQESTKQLTMKKLPVVACFHFKRFEHSAKQRRKITTYISFPLELDMTPFMASSKETRMNGQLQLPTNSGDNENKYSLFAVVNHQGTLESGHYTSFIRHHRDQWFKCDDAVITKASIKDVLDSEGYLLFYHKQVLEHESEKVKEMNTQAY from the exons ATGAGAGGGGAGGAGACGGCCAAGGGGGTCAGAGCAGCGATTGGAGCTGAGAGCTGGAAGCGCCTTAAAGAGACTGCGCG GAAACGGGGCCTGGCTGCAGAAGCGGCCTCCGCTAGGGGGCTTCGGCTGGAGCATTCCCGGGGGCGTCGCCTGCTTCCGCTGCCGCCTCCTTCAGTGAAAGTCCCTTTTGGGTCCAGATACCACAGCCACCGCGCTCCGTCAGGCCGGACGGGGGACACCCCAGGTCTGCGTGGCCCCCGCCACCACGCCCAGTGGCCGCCGGAGCCCCGCGAGCAGGGGGAGGAGCCGCAGCCAGTGGAGGCGGAGGAG AGGAAGGTGGAGGCGGAGAAGGTGGAGGGGAAGGTGGAGGCGGCTGGGAAGGTGGACGCCACCGAGAAGGTGGAGACAGCAGGGAAGGTGGACGCCACCGGGAAGGTGGAGACCGCGGAGGATCCGGGCCGCGGGGCTGAGCTCAAGCTGGAGCCGGAGCCAGAGCTCAAGCcggagcccgagcccgagcccgagcccgagccggAGCCGGTGCCCGAGCCCGAGCCGGAGCCCGAGCCGGAGCCCGAACCGGAGCCGGAGCCCAAACCGGAGCCGGAGCCCAAGGCGGAGCTGGAGCgggagcccgagcccgagcccgaacCCGAACCAGAGCCGGAGCTGAAGCCGAAGCCCGAGCCCGAGCCTGAGCCCTtacaggaggcagagcaggagcctAAGCGGGAGCCCGAGCAGGAGCCGAAGGATGAGAACCCAGCGCGGagcggtggtggcggcagcgtCAGCGGCGAAGAGGttccttcccccaccctcccctccgATCCACCGCGGGCCCCCGATCCCTCTCCGCGTCGCAGTCGTGCCCCGCGCCGCCGACCCCGGCCCCGGCCCCAGACTAGGCTCCGTACCCCGCCGCAGCCTAGGCCACGGCCCCCGCCCCGGCCCCGTCCCCGGCGCGGTCCCGGGGGCGGGTGCCTGGATGTGGATTTTGCTGTGGGGCCACCAGGTTGTTCCCACGTGAACAGTTTTAAGGTGGGagagaactggaggcaggaattgcGGGTTATCTACCAGTGCTTCGTGTGGTGTGGAACCCCAGAGACCAGGAAAAGCAAGGCAAAGTCGTGCATCTGCCATGTGTGTGGCACCCATTTAAACAGACTCCACTCTTGCCTTTCCTGCATCTTCTTTggctgcttcacagagaaacacattcatGAGCACGCTCAGACAAAACAGCACAACTTAGCGGTAGATCTTTATTACGGAGGTATATACTGCTTCATGTGTAAAGACTATGTGTATGACAAAGACATTGAGCAAATTGCCAAAGAAGAGCAGGGAGAAGCCTTGAAATTACAAGCCTCCACCTCAACAGAGGTTTCTCAGCAGCAGTGTTCAGTGCTGGGCCCTGGTGAGAAATATCTCACCTGGGAAACGACCAAACCTGAGTTAGAACTGCTGGGGCACAACCCACGGAGAAGAAGAATTGCCTCCAGCTTTACCATCGGCTTACGAGGACTAATTAATCTTGGCAACACATGTTTTATGAACTGCATTGTCCAGGCCCTGACCCACACTCCAATACTGAgagatttctttctctctgacagGCACCGGTGTGAAATGCCTAGCCCTGAGTTATGTCTGGTCTGTGAGATGTCTTCGCTCTTTCGAGAGCTATATTCTGGAAATCCATCTCCTCATGTTCCCTATAAGTTACTACACCTGGTGTGGATACACGCTCGTCATTTAGCAGGGTACAGGCAACAGGATGCCCACGAGTTCCTCATCGCTGCCCTAGATGTCCTGCACAGGCACTGCAAAGGTGATGATGTTGGCAAGGTGGCCAGCAATCCCAACCACTGTAACTGCATCATAGACCAAATCTTCACAGGGGGCCTGCAGTCAGACGTCACCTGTCAAGCCTGCCACGGTGTCTCCACCACTATAGACCCATGCTGGGACATCAGTCTGGACTTGCCTGGCTCTTGCACATCCTTCTGGCCTATGAGTCCAGGGAGGGAGAGCAGTGTGAATGGGGAAAGCCACATACCAGGCATTACTACCCTCACGGACTGCTTGCGAAGGTTTACAAGGCCAGAGCACTTAGGAAGCAGTGCCAAAATCAAGTGTAGTGGTTGCCAAAGCTACCAAGAATCTACCAAACAGCTCACTATGAAGAAGTTACCAGTTGTTGCCTGCTTTCATTTCAAACGGTTTGAACACTCAGCCAAACAGAGGCGCAAGATCACTACATACATCTCCTTTCCTCTGGAGCTGGATATGACACCGTTTATGGCGTCAAGTAAAGAGACCCGGATGAATGGACAGTTGCAGCTGCCGACCAACAGTGGGGACAACGAGAATAAGTATTCCTTGTTTGCTGTGGTTAATCACCAAGGAACCTTGGAGAGCGGCCACTACACCAGCTTCATTCGGCACCACAGGGACCAGTGGTTCAAGTGTGATGATGCCGTCATCACCAAGGCCAGTATTAAAGATGTGCTGGACAGTGAAGGGTATTTACTGTTCTATCACAAACAGGTCCTGGAACATGAGTCAGAAAAGGTGAAAGAAATGAATACACAAGCCTACTGA